A genomic window from Salvia hispanica cultivar TCC Black 2014 chromosome 5, UniMelb_Shisp_WGS_1.0, whole genome shotgun sequence includes:
- the LOC125186147 gene encoding F-box protein SNE-like gives MDIKMMKKKKKCKRFSINDNMDVLIEILKRLDEKSMGVAACVCRLWCALTRNDALWEHLCFRQLSPPREGVRTVVAALGGYRRLYTLCVKPVLTRLANANAKRTTHEVDLSLSLFCVDYYERLFLAGAATPPSSLIFLCKAG, from the coding sequence ATGGATAttaagatgatgaagaagaagaagaagtgcaAAAGGTTCAGCATCAACGACAACATGGACGTGTTGATAGAGATCTTAAAGCGGCTGGACGAGAAGTCAATGGGCGTGGCGGCCTGCGTGTGCCGCCTGTGGTGCGCCCTAACGAGAAACGACGCCCTGTGGGAGCACCTATGCTTCCGCCAGCTGTCTCCGCCTCGGGAGGGCGTGAGGACGGTGGTGGCGGCGCTCGGGGGGTACCGCCGCCTCTACACGCTCTGCGTCAAGCCTGTGCTCACCCGCCTCGCCAACGCCAACGCCAAGAGGACCACCCATGAGGTCgacctctccctctccctttTCTGCGTCGATTATTATGAGAGGCTCTTTCTCGCCGGCGCCGCCACCCCGCCCTCCTCCCTCATCTTTCTATGCAAAGCTGGATGA
- the LOC125187717 gene encoding uncharacterized protein LOC125187717: MEDAKERPDNYDIEVISGDESKYIEMDLMLGIADLHTPEAVAAAESAMAGYQPPARLEESSSGSEDEDSSDDEEDRNHKSDSEAGSESAKLRLKAGDSSCRGSKKRKTKIIEL, from the exons ATGGAGGATGCAAAG GAGCGCCCCGATAACTATGACATTGAAGTGATCAGCGGAGACGAGTCTAAATACATCGAGATG GATCTGATGTTGGGTATTGCTGATCTTCACACCCCGGAGGCAGTTGCTGCAGCCGAGTCTGCAATGGCCGGTTATCAGCCACCAGCTCGTCTGGAGGAGAGCAGCAGTGGATCAGAAGACGAAGATAGCAGTGATGACGAAGAAGACAGGaatcacaaatcagattctGAAGCCGGCTCAGAATCTGCGAAGCTCAGGTTGAAGGCAGGAGATTCTTCATGTCGAGGATCGAAGAAACGGAAGACCAAAATCATCGAGCTTTAG
- the LOC125186453 gene encoding nitrile-specifier protein 5 isoform X1 has translation MAIPQGKWVKGFHHLQLEQNGAGPGARSSHAVAVVGQKAYAFGGEFSPRVPVDNHLYVFDLTTRTWKVADAKGDIPPPRVGVTMASIAETIYVFGGRDATHKELNEFYSFDTATDTWTLLSSGPPHRSYHSMTADGRRVYVFGGCGDAGRLNDLWAYDVVDRKWIGFPLPGEKCKPRGGPGLASVQGKIWVVYGFSGEELDDVHCFDPRAGRWSCVETSGEKPTPRSMFSSVGIGKYIFIHGGEIDPSDLGHLGAGKFSKEVYALDTETKEWKRWDNDEPGLAPGERGWCAFSGGWCDGRPGLLVYGGNSPSNDRLDDIFFFTPSI, from the exons ATGGCTATTCCACAAGGCAAATGGGTCAAg GGATTCCATCATTTGCAGCTGGAGCAAAATGGGGCAGGGCCTGGTGCAAGAAGCTCCCACGCCGTTGCTGTTGTTGGGCAGAAGGCGTATGCATTCGGGGGTGAGTTCTCGCCCCGAGTCCCTGTGGACAACCACCTCTACGTGTTTGATCTCACTACCCGGACATGGAAGGTGGCCGATGCCAAGGGCGACATCCCTCCCCCTCGCGTTGGCGTGACGATGGCCTCCATTGCTGAGACCATCTACGTCTTCGGAGGTAGGGACGCCACACATAAGGAGCTAAACGAGTTCTACTCCTTCGACACAGCCACGGACACGTGGACCCTCCTCTCGTCCGGCCCCCCTCACCGGAGCTACCACTCGATGACGGCTGATGGGAGACGCGTGTACGTTTTTGGAGGGTGCGGGGATGCGGGAAGGCTGAACGATCTCTGGGCCTACGATGTTGTGGATAGGAAGTGGATCGGGTTTCCCCTGCCCGGGGAGAAGTGCAAGCCGAGGGGCGGACCGGGGCTGGCTTCGGTTCAAGGGAAGATTTGGGTTGTGTATGGATTCTCTGGCGAGGAGCTGGACGATGTTCACTGCTTCGACCCAAGAGCAGGGAGATGGAGCTGCGTGGAGACGTCGGGCGAGAAACCGACTCCTCGAAGCATGTTTTCAAGTGTAGGTATAGGGAAGTATATCTTCATTCATGGTGGAGAGATTGATCCAAGTGATTTAGGTCATCTTGGAGCAGGTAAATTCTCCAAAGAGGTGTATGCTTTGGACACCGAGACAAAGGAATGGAAGCGTTGGGACAACGACGAGCCTGGTTTAGCTCCCGGGGAACGAGGCTGGTGCGCCTTTTCCGGTGGCTGGTGCGATGGGCGCCCAGGGTTGCTGGTGTACGGTGGCAATTCGCCAAGCAACGACCGGCTCGACgacatcttcttcttcactccTAGCATTTGA
- the LOC125188061 gene encoding uncharacterized protein LOC125188061, protein MSHYDDQMKNHSDRFKYLKKITKILLPLSLLTLFISHSSLTSLFLQSYDYLNSNFNFKFKLFTYTTERNCIFLLCNGILVFIIQSSGLISKITGSRTRAEKKVDILEEKINLDADLVEEDLHMEKWDKRDDYDDEEDDEGIDREELKRKCEDFIKKVKMEIQSA, encoded by the coding sequence atgtctCATTACgatgatcaaatgaaaaaccATTCAGACAGATTCAAATATCTGAAGAAGATCACTAAAATCCTCCTCCCACTCTCTCTTCTcactctcttcatctctcacTCCTCTCTcacatctctctttctccaaTCCTATGATTATCTCAACTCCAACTTCAACTTCAAATTCAAGCTCTTCACCTACACAACTGAGAGGAACTGCATCTTCCTCTTATGCAATGGGATTCTTGTTTTCATCATACAATCATCCGGCCTCATTAGCAAGATCACCGGCTCGAGAACTCGGGCtgagaaaaaagtagatattcttgaagaaaaaatcaacCTTGATGCAGATTTAGTTGAAGAAGATCTGCACATGGAGAAATGGGATAAACGTGATGAttatgatgatgaagaagacgaTGAAGGGATTGATAGAGAAGAGTTGAAGAGGAAATGTGAAGATTTTATCAAGAAAGTGAAGATGGAAATTCAAAGTGCATGA
- the LOC125186453 gene encoding nitrile-specifier protein 5 isoform X2 — protein MAIPQGKWVKLEQNGAGPGARSSHAVAVVGQKAYAFGGEFSPRVPVDNHLYVFDLTTRTWKVADAKGDIPPPRVGVTMASIAETIYVFGGRDATHKELNEFYSFDTATDTWTLLSSGPPHRSYHSMTADGRRVYVFGGCGDAGRLNDLWAYDVVDRKWIGFPLPGEKCKPRGGPGLASVQGKIWVVYGFSGEELDDVHCFDPRAGRWSCVETSGEKPTPRSMFSSVGIGKYIFIHGGEIDPSDLGHLGAGKFSKEVYALDTETKEWKRWDNDEPGLAPGERGWCAFSGGWCDGRPGLLVYGGNSPSNDRLDDIFFFTPSI, from the exons ATGGCTATTCCACAAGGCAAATGGGTCAAg CTGGAGCAAAATGGGGCAGGGCCTGGTGCAAGAAGCTCCCACGCCGTTGCTGTTGTTGGGCAGAAGGCGTATGCATTCGGGGGTGAGTTCTCGCCCCGAGTCCCTGTGGACAACCACCTCTACGTGTTTGATCTCACTACCCGGACATGGAAGGTGGCCGATGCCAAGGGCGACATCCCTCCCCCTCGCGTTGGCGTGACGATGGCCTCCATTGCTGAGACCATCTACGTCTTCGGAGGTAGGGACGCCACACATAAGGAGCTAAACGAGTTCTACTCCTTCGACACAGCCACGGACACGTGGACCCTCCTCTCGTCCGGCCCCCCTCACCGGAGCTACCACTCGATGACGGCTGATGGGAGACGCGTGTACGTTTTTGGAGGGTGCGGGGATGCGGGAAGGCTGAACGATCTCTGGGCCTACGATGTTGTGGATAGGAAGTGGATCGGGTTTCCCCTGCCCGGGGAGAAGTGCAAGCCGAGGGGCGGACCGGGGCTGGCTTCGGTTCAAGGGAAGATTTGGGTTGTGTATGGATTCTCTGGCGAGGAGCTGGACGATGTTCACTGCTTCGACCCAAGAGCAGGGAGATGGAGCTGCGTGGAGACGTCGGGCGAGAAACCGACTCCTCGAAGCATGTTTTCAAGTGTAGGTATAGGGAAGTATATCTTCATTCATGGTGGAGAGATTGATCCAAGTGATTTAGGTCATCTTGGAGCAGGTAAATTCTCCAAAGAGGTGTATGCTTTGGACACCGAGACAAAGGAATGGAAGCGTTGGGACAACGACGAGCCTGGTTTAGCTCCCGGGGAACGAGGCTGGTGCGCCTTTTCCGGTGGCTGGTGCGATGGGCGCCCAGGGTTGCTGGTGTACGGTGGCAATTCGCCAAGCAACGACCGGCTCGACgacatcttcttcttcactccTAGCATTTGA
- the LOC125189003 gene encoding uncharacterized protein LOC125189003 — protein MGSNTEEAIRAKTLAEKQFLEKNFAGAQKYAARAQTLCKELDGISQMVATFGVYKASEATANGELDFYSILGVDPSVEKSKLKKQYKKMAVTLHPDKNKTVGADGAFRLVSEAWTLLSDSAQRSAYDQRRSLFAGYSDPSKFSAHGRLDTFWTVCTSCRVQYEYLRKYVNKRLSCKNCRGVFVAVETGLAPPNDTFQYNYSYAPENGYGHGNHGRGVAYIPPTTAYGAPSVVSGHHTGYRSEYASNISFQGSASGNSVGLSDPSGLSSSSFVFYQANGEANPTKANGKHQSVKATGHMVSNGRTGQYEGSKPKRGRPAKKRKVELGISYPNGHDKGCANVAVEPNSATANGILKPAAKLPFAAETLTRRSSAAPAVDGRQLLIDKARTEIRKKLEEMKLADEAAAVEAEKRKALAEADRLRAAAANKQLELKRTVSITVPDSDFHDFDQDRSEGCFKPKQIWALYDEEDGMPRLYCIIRDIISLDPFKIYISYLSSKSDTEFGSVNWLDSGFTKSCGSFRVFHSETVEHVNIFSHLLAREKAGRGGCVRIYPRSGDIWAVYRNWSPDWNRTTPAEVRHQYEMVEVLDDYSEDNGVCVAPVIKLDGYKTVYRRDTDKNGTRWIPRREMLRFSHQVPSCSLKVEGANLPEGCWDLDPAATPEALLHGETGLQNKTSPGQTAIISEIREEEQYSSEGKVSESKIFASTPDNYGTQVAGMEPKSITSEVPQVECRNEKAPAGLPCVGTGARS, from the coding sequence ATGGGATCCAACACGGAGGAAGCCATTAGAGCTAAAACATTGGCTGAGAAGCaatttttggagaaaaattTTGCCGGAGCGCAGAAGTATGCTGCGAGAGCTCAGACACTATGTAAGGAACTGGATGGTATATCTCAGATGGTGGCCACATTTGGAGTTTACAAGGCGTCTGAGGCGACGGCTAATGGAGAACTTGACTTCTATTCAATTCTTGGAGTGGACCCATCTGTGGAGAAGTCCAAATTGAAGAAGCAGTATAAGAAAATGGCAGTTACACTACACCCTGATAAGAACAAAACTGTTGGCGCTGACGGGGCATTCCGACTAGTTTCTGAAGCATGGACACTGTTATCTGATAGTGCTCAAAGAAGTGCTTATGATCAACGGAGAAGTTTATTTGCTGGGTACAGTGATCCTTCCAAGTTTTCTGCTCATGGAAGACTCGATACATTTTGGACTGTCTGTACCTCCTGTCGTGTCCAGTATGAGTATCTGAGGAAATATGTTAACAAACGACTTTCTTGCAAGAACTGTCGCGGTGTCTTTGTTGCCGTTGAAACTGGGTTGGCCCCTCCAAATGATACTTTCCAATATAACTATTCTTATGCGCCTGAGAATGGTTATGGTCATGGAAACCATGGCCGTGGGGTTGCATATATACCCCCAACAACTGCTTATGGTGCACCGAGTGTGGTGTCGGGTCATCATACGGGATATAGATCAGAGTATGCTTCTAATATATCCTTTCAGGGTAGCGCATCTGGAAATTCTGTCGGACTCTCAGACCCTAGTGGactatcttcatcttcatttgTCTTTTACCAAGCCAATGGGGAGGCAAACCCGACAAAAGCTAATGGCAAGCATCAGTCGGTGAAGGCTACGGGTCATATGGTCTCTAATGGGCGTACTGGTCAGTATGAAGGATCGAAACCCAAACGGGGGAGACCAGCCAAGAAGAGAAAAGTGGAATTAGGAATCTCGTATCCAAATGGGCATGACAAAGGTTGTGCAAATGTTGCTGTAGAACCTAATTCAGCCACCGCAAATGGAATATTAAAGCCTGCTGCTAAGCTTCCCTTTGCAGCTGAAACTTTGACAAGGCGGAGTTCTGCTGCTCCTGCGGTTGATGGGAGGCAGTTGTTAATTGATAAGGCAAGAACAGAAATTCGTAAGAAGCTTGAAGAAATGAAGTTGGCTGATGAAGCAGCTGCTGTTGAGGCTGAGAAAAGAAAGGCGCTTGCTGAAGCTGATAGATTACGTGCAGCTGCTGCTAATAAACAATTGGAACTTAAGAGAACTGTATCTATAACAGTTCCAGATTCGGACTTCCATGACTTTGACCAGGACAGGTCTGAAGGATGCTTTAAGCCTAAGCAGATATGGGCCCTCTATGATGAAGAAGACGGTATGCCTCGCTTATATTGTATAATTCGCGACATCATCTCCCTGGATCCATTCAAGATTTACATAAGCTACTTAAGCTCAAAATCTGACACTGAATTCGGGAGTGTGAATTGGTTAGATTCTGGGTTTACCAAATCTTGTGGGAGTTTTAGAGTGTTTCACTCCGAAACAGTGGAGCATGTCAACATATTCTCTCATCTCCTTGCTAGGGAGAAGGCTGGTAGGGGAGGTTGTGTAAGAATATATCCAAGAAGTGGAGACATTTGGGCTGTATACAGGAACTGGTCACCGGATTGGAACAGAACAACTCCGGCTGAGGTAAGACACCAGTACGAAATGGTTGAGGTTCTTGATGATTATTCCGAAGATAACGGTGTATGTGTAGCGCCTGTGATTAAGCTGGATGGATACAAGACGGTGTACCGTAGGGACACAGACAAGAATGGCACCCGATGGATTCCAAGAAGAGAGATGCTACGGTTTTCACACCAGGTACCGTCTTGCTCCCTCAAAGTTGAAGGCGCTAACTTGCCTGAGGGCTGCTGGGATCTCGACCCTGCTGCAACCCCAGAAGCACTCCTTCATGGAGAAACTGGACTTCAAAATAAGACAAGTCCAGGCCAGACAGCAATCATTTCTGAGATCCGAGAAGAAGAACAATATTCATCTGAAGGAAAAGTGAGTGAGAGTAAAATCTTTGCTTCAACTCCAGACAACTACGGCACACAGGTTGCAGGCATGGAGCCCAAAAGTATCACAAGCGAGGTCCCTCAAGTGGAATGCAGAAACGAAAAAGCTCCAGCCGGACTGCCGTGTGTTGGAACAGGTGCAAGGAGTTAA